The Periophthalmus magnuspinnatus isolate fPerMag1 chromosome 17, fPerMag1.2.pri, whole genome shotgun sequence sequence AATTTGGCTTGTGTAAAAAAACTGATCAGGGACATATCTCCAGTATTGTAAAAGAATAATTcagttttaaaacaaataaactgaaTAATGGGTGTAAATCACACATTTACTAGCAAATTATATCGTTCAATCTGTCACTGCGTTGATTCCGATTGATTCCCAAATGCTGATCTAGCCCCATCTGCTGGTCAAATGCTGATCATGGGCTgcaccctgtgtgtgtgtgtgtgtgtggggggggggggggtgtgtgtgtgtgtgggtgtgtgtgtgtgtgtgggtgggggggtgtgtgggctAAAGAGCTTTAAAAGTCCCAGAAGGCATTTACTGCTATTGTTGAGTGTGAAATtgaaaaaatgtgttactgtttAGCACatatcacagactgtataaagaactgtATAAAGACTGCAAATATACAGTGGCATATATATTAAAGAATTACGTCATTCTATACTTTTATTCTGAAAGCATTCTGCCCGGAAACGGTGCTTGTTTTTAGCACATGCGCAGTTCAGTGGGAGGAAAACCATCAGAGCTAAACGTCGGCATTAAACTGTAAACATTAGCGATCAAGGCGACTTCTGTCCACCGCCGGAATGGAAGCACAAGGTAAGCTTTGTTTTAATCATGACTGTAGCACAGACTGTTGGATTTAGTCGACAGCTACATCATTTTTATATACGTGTTATTCAAAGTTACCCCCAGAGGGGAAGTCTAAAATATTCCTCCTGTGGCTCTGTGACAACGACGACTACACCGAACAAATGATTGTCAAATTGTGCTGTTTGGAATAATCAGAAGCGAATGTTTTTCCTGCTGGTATTTTGCGACTCGCTTGATTAGCGTTAGACTGATCTGTGAGATTTATTTGCGGACTGATTTGAGTAACTGTGTTAGCTTCAGGAGTTAGCTGATTAAACAACACTACTTAACGCTtcgtgttttattatttatttctactGCAGTGTGTTTAGATAATGCCAATGTAAGTATAATATGTTTACTCAGACAGTTGTGTCATGATGAAGCACAATGCTGCGTTTCCTATGTGGAAGCTAAATGTTAGCATTTTCTGTGCTGAGTCTGCCAATAGCAGACAAATGCCACAATAATGCACAGGATCAAGACCTCAGTCTAGTCAGTCAAGGAAAAATGCCCAAGTTATTTCatacaaataacattacagtaccAGCGCCAGGGACAGGAGGCATGACTGCTGTCAAATTTTATAACCCTGGTAACTTTCTAGCATCAGAGAGTATCGTTAATAGAAAACTTCCACGGTTAAAACTGACCTGCAAAAGACAGTAACAATGACTTATACACATTTGCATAGCAATATTAatgccaaatgaaaaagtaaaattttacaGTAACTCAATTCCATGCATTCAATGCATTCTTAAAAGTCTGTTGTTCTAATTCATTGTCATTATTTTTAAGGTTAATTGCAAGGTGTGGAGCTCAACATTGTTCTTTAGTGCATGGACGCAAAGCCAATGCGCAGGTAGGTGTGgccttttaaatatttctttttatgGAAAGAATGAACCTAATCTTTATTGAATAGCAGGACCGGTCCCTCTTGGATGAAATGTGTTACCCATTCTGACACCTTTTCTCACACTTATGTAACCTCTACAGAGCAAACATGTGCTACTGTCTGTTCAGTATTTGAGCTGCAGCCATAAAAACAGCTGTCTTAACTCTCTACGGAAGGTGGGACTAACCCCAGACCTCTGGCATGGCTGATAGCTCAATAATAAAGCTTCTGTTCAGTGTCCACTCTGACAGGTTAATGGCACAGACTAAGAGTGGAGTTCCAGTGGGAGTCACCAACTCACTCTTTTCTATTTATAAACAGTGAAATGCTCTCCTTCTAAAAATATAGTAGGGCCTTTACTGCAAGGGGAAACTACCCAGATGGATCTAGTGACCAGGGAGGTTTCCAACCATTGGACCAACCAAGGCAGAAAGAAATAGACACTTGTGCTCAAGAATAATTTGTCTTGGTTATCTTTACTTGAAGAAAATATGTTAACTTTGTAAAACAATCTTTAACCAGAGACAAGAAACAGTTCAAGACctcatgaataaattaaaaaatgtacatttacactttgttttcaaatattaaaaatgcagtgtCACTTTTTCCCATCAATAGACCAAACGAGGCATGGGATGATATTGAACTTTGGTGTCACGGTTATCAttgccaaaataattgtgattaacaattatatcattgataattattaaagttgtcgacagtttaaaaatgttatgaatatgaatcatttcaatattatgaataggttccatatttaatcttgtactttgttactagtgaaaacaacaatgatctaGGAGAGATCATCATTGAgaagtagcttttttctgcacattttttctGGTCATATAATGGCCATATCTCTGTTGGCAATTATAGTGATTATATGAAATGTCTCATGAACGATTATTATCAGGATAATATCAGGATAactgatattattgtttattgaccCATCCCTACACAATACATAATGCAGTGTAAATACTATacttgagtttattttaaacctgtagaacaaactgtttatatttgatttgacattAAGTTGTGAATGACTGACTGCTGTTTATCTTATATAAGGGCCACCAGCGCACGCCAAGACGCCACTGGAATGGACATCACCAGCCGCTGTACTCTGGGGGACCCCAACAAGCTCCCTGAAGGGGTCCCCCAGCCCGCGCGCATGCCCTATGTCTCAGACAAACACCCGCGACAGACTCTGGAGGTGATCAACCTGCTGAGGAAGCACCGTGAGCTCTGTGatgtggtgctggtggtgggCGCAAAGAAGATCTATGCTCATCGGGTCATCCTGTCAGCCTGCAGCCCATACTTCAGGTAAAGTCTTACAATAAAGTTGAGCTATAAAACCATTTGTTTATAAATTAATGACTTGACTTGTTTTGCCTATAACATTAgaataatttatacattttagatagAGCTAccattttttttgcctttttattCAGTCCTCTGATTAAGCTTGAAATGCATACTGAGTCCTAGAAGATGATCAGTTGTAATTGGCCCTCGCCAATCACCAAGTGTACCTAGCAGCATTTTACAGATTTGGTTTtctgacaaaataaacacatttgaaaagtctcacatggtaTAGAATCAACCGGTCCGGTGAATTGGATAAACTGGACATCGCGAAAATGTCTGACTCCACAGCGCTGCCTAGAAGTGGACCTCTATGGAAGAGGAGACGGGCAAATTTTGGCAGAGACGCATGAAATTCGCAGCAGTGATAGAGCCTTGACATTTAAAAGTTATCCATGTTTTTAGGATATTCCATACGAATTCCTGTTTCTTCTTCTCACAACCATGGGCGTTGGCCTAGAGAGCtcaaatttaaatcacaattgtGTGACCCTGGCCTCAATGTAACGGGCTATGAAGTATAATAAATATGAACACTGTAGTGCCCCCTACCACTATATTTCCCCCTTCCATAGAGACATTATCATTATCGGATTAGGACAAAATTTAGAGATTTAATTCTATGCTTTTCCCACAGTTGGTGCAAAGATTTctaaaaaaaaccttttaaaaatgtcatgcaCGCACATGCTTAGTCCCACTATGTTGACATTTCAATCAGATGTAAACTGGATGACCCTGATAACACTGATATGTCAAACACTATGAATACTGTGAGAGTGCCATCTATAGGAATGCACAAAATTTACAATGGGGAGAAAaaacatttcctgtttcttcCGTGACTTCTCTGTGACTATGGGCATTGGCCtagacagctcaaattcacatcacagtTGCATGATTCTAGCCTGAATATGATGGACTATGACGTCTAATAAAATTGAACACCATAGCGACATGAAATTTCAACATTATCGGATTTATACAAAATTTGGAGATTAAATTTGGTCCATGACAAGatgcaaaaaacacattacataCATGGGGCATTTCTCATGGTTGGCCTGCAGGGGCACAAAAAAATCTCGTACACACAAATGCATAGTCCCATCAGGTTGAAATTTGTGTCACTTACACACTGGCTGACACCGGTTAAATTCATAATTCACACTCTATGCTACAGCACCACCAATAGAACTGGGAAGCACAAAAAATCACGTTGACAGAAATGGTTCAAATTTTACAGAAAAATCCTTGTGTACCCATGACCCGTGCTGTAATTTTTACAGGTTTTTGCTCTACAGTTATCCAAACCACCCATTCAAGTGAATGGCACTGTGACTCAAATCAGGCAATGAATactaaatattaattaaaacacACCTTCATTGACAGAGTGCACCTGCTTAGTCAAACATTAAATCTTATAACAgtattttatacaaaaaaaatgattGAACAGTGCCGCCCTGAAGTGGACCCCTATGGGAGGGGGTCCTAGGCTGATTGAATTCGAAACAGTGATAGAGCACGATCAGACAAGCTAAAAATTTTATTGTCCCACTGTCCCATGATGAACagaaagtcggccatattggaatGAAATTTCCACGTCACTTTGACATATGTTAATATGAAACCCATCTCGCTCTACGTTTTTCTAGACATGTTCATAATCCATTATTAATTATGGATCcaaataatttcttttttttttttttttttagattttcattAGTGTCTGTGTAGTATGACTTAATTTCCTGTTTATTTGATATTTGTTCACAGCCACATGCATCAACCTATAGAGGCCTGCAccagggcgagggccatcattaCTGCTTGTGGCATTAATTCttgtgttatttatgtattcCTGCTTCATCACAGGCTATAACTGTGGCTACGGTTACATGCACAGTGCaaactcaaaatctgattatcacAGAGTTTTAagactattaaaatgacatgtaactGCAAAATCGTCTGAattctttctgatcatggtccctctgTTAAATGACATTCAAACGTCAAAATAGGTACCGGTAAGTAAAGTAATCTTAGAGGTCCagaaatctgataataatcagattttgttgtgcatgtgaacaaagcCATTGTGGTAGTTTAATTGAGCAAGTCAGACTTATCTGTACTCTATACTTATATAGATAGActatacttcaaaataaaatattttaacttttcaacAGGGCAATGTTTACGGGGGAGCTGGCAGAGAGCAGACAAACTGAAGTTGTGATTCGTGACATTGATGAGAGGGCCATGGAGCTGCTCATTGACTTTGCCTACACCTCAcaggtaaataaaataaacttttgaaGGACAATTTGTCATACTCATACAAATGTGCTAGAAAAAGTGATAAGGGGATGGAACaccaatgtaaaataataaattaagtCCTTATAATTTGTTGCAGTTGATACGAAATGGTAATGCTCTGAATATACATTTGTGAATTTCAGAAGTGTGAAAGATGCCACAGTGTGTTGTTTAGATGACTGTTAAGCTGTGGAGCATGTCTGTAGGTCGTTTTAAAGACATCTGTGGAATCAAAAATATGTGTGTCTAGcttttgaaatgaacaaaactaAAGTGGGTTTTTGGAAGACTtgaaggtacactatgtaacttctgtcTTAAGGGGtatgccacctacttgtctttgTGGAGATGATATTTGcgtagaatgttccagagtatgacattaaacatttttacttagtatttgtattttttgcccAATTTGCCATACTAAAATGTAAGTGCCTGGCTCCCCCATAGGTGACAGTGGAGGAGGGGAATGTTCAAACGCTGCTCCCTGCCGCGTGCCTCCTTCAACTGGCGGAGATCCAGGAGGCATGCTGCGAGTTCCTCAAGAGACAGCTGGATCCCTCCAACTGTCTGGGAATCAGGGCATTCGCCGACACACACTCCTGCCGCGAGCTGCTCCGAATCGCTGACAAGTTCACCCAGCACAACTTCCAGGAGGTGGGCTTGCATTTAAATTCACTTAAGGCTGTCCCAGTATCACATTTTAGTGTCAAGATTAGGTCCGGTTCTTGCCCTTTGAATTTATGTGGGCagatttattgttttcaaatgtgcaaaattaGGACTGGGtacctttttctttttaaatatttgaatgatGCCTAGTTTTCTGTACAGGTTCCTTAACATCCTGTTCCTGTATCCATCATCTAGGTAGAACAGCAATTCAGAACTACAATGTTCATACATGCCATTAAACATTTAACAGTATTACTTTGTATAaagcagttgtttttatttttgatttatggCAGCACTGCCTTGTATCTTTCTTATCCTCTCCCTGGATCCATTTGGCATTAACATTTCTTTGAACCAAAGAAAAAGTATTCTTttagttcacttttttttttttttttttttttttttttaaatcaattgtacccaaacatttttatttgatactCTACTGATGCTTTAAATGGTACCCAGCCCTAAAATAGAGGTAGATTGGTTACATCAGTAACTCGTACAATTGACAATAATTAAGATAATTGGAGTTACGATTGTGATCTGAAAAGATACAGCAACAGCACATACATATTGACCtcgtaaaatgtgttttccttacatatatttacacatGATTTATTTCTTAAATCAATAACTGCTGACATTCCTATATTTGTTGTCTTTCACTGTTTGTAGTGTACAGTCAAACTAAACTTGGTCGTTTGCCAAGTGAAATTAGTTCCTCAGAATTTGTGAGTATAATGAACACAGCTGTTGATATAATTCTGTGTCATTTATTTGACAGAGGAATGTAAATGGGAGCATATATGAAATGTGAGCAGCATTTAGATATGTTATTTTAGATGCTAATTACTGCTATTATGCtatttcaaaacacaatattttataTTGGCCtctgtcctcaaaatgtccccTGTGCTTATTGTCCCTCTACTTGTTATGAGGGAGGATCTGTTTTACATCAATTCCTGCTTCTAGTTATTTCATGAATGCATTTTTCGTGCCAAGCTGCTaactgtctgtccctctgtgctcTGCTGCAGGTGATGGAAAGTGAAGAGTTCATGCTGCTTCCTGCCAATCAGCTGATCGACATCATCTCCAGTGATGAGCTCAATGTTAGAAGTGAGGAACAAGTTTTCAATGCAGTGATGGCCTGGGTCAAGTACAGCATCCAGGAACGCAGGCCACAGCTACCACAGGTTTGATATAAGCAGTAGGAAATATTTATGAGTGGATATATTGGAAAAATTGATAATGTTGCAATTGTTGTTCTGGAGGTATACAAAATCGCAATACTGAacatacagggtgtccataaagctCTCCGGTGAACATGAATGTTTCATTGAGGAACTCATGAACATGCAGATCCCAATGAGATGGGGGGGGATTACAAACGTTTATAACCACAGAGTCAAATCTAATCAATATATCtaatcaattgcctttgtaattaaatttaaaaaatgtaaagggacattatggacaccctgtatagtCTGTAAAGCGtagtcaaaaacacaaaacaaaaaaaagaagaaattttaaagaaattttaaatatttattattggcAATATCAGCCACCCCTGTTTTTCCGcattaataaatgtattgtttttataggTCCTACAACACGTCAGACTTCCCTTACTGAGTCCTAAATTCTTGGTTGGCACTGTTGGATCCGACCCACTTATAAAAAGTGATGAGGAGTGCAGGTGGGCATGCATTTACAGTCTGAAATTGCACAATAATGCTTTCCTGTGTGGTTGTTGCTATTTTTTGGTTTTGACTTAATGCAATGTTTCAGAGACCTGGTTGATGAGGCCAAAAACTACCTGCTGCTGCCTCAGGAGAGACCACTGATGCAGGGACCCAGAACTCGACCCAGGAAACCCATACGATGTGGAGAAGTACTGTTTGCAGGTCAGCTTATAGTGTTGCATCCTTATACAAAattgtgggtgtgtgggtgagtgggtgagagagagagagtgagagtgtgagagtttGTGGGGGTGAAAGAGGGGTGATTGCTTACTTCAGTCTGTCCTAGAGCAGccgtggctacaatagtagcttagcACCACAAAGTGTGGAATGAATAAATGTACCTCTTTGAGAGGCTGAAAACATGTGTATCCTCGTAGGAGGAGTAAGGAAACTTGTTGCTAATTTGTTTTTTCTATGCTCAGTTGGTGGCTGGTGCAGTGGAGATGCCATTTCCAGTGTAGAGCGGTATGACCCACAGACAAATGAGTGGAGGATGGTGGCCTCCATGAGCAAACGCAGGTGTGGGGTTGGGGTCAGCGTCCTGGACGACCTGCTGTACGCCGTGGGAGGACATGACGGGTCATCATACCTCAACTCTGTAGAGAGGTCAGGAGTTCTTTGCATTTGAGAGGTTTAACTTCATGAGTTGTAATGAAGAAACTGTTGACTTTGAATACCTGAAacatcataaaatataataaaaagaagatataaaaaatattaatatttactATTGCTTCCTAACATGCCCTTAATATTTCAGGTATGATCCCAAAACCAACCAGTGGAGCAGTGACGTGGCTCCGACCAGCACTTGCCGCACCAGTGTGGGTGTGGCTGTACTCGGAGGTTATCTGTACGCAGTTGGTGGACAAGATGGAGTGTCCTGTCTAAATATTGTAGAAAGGTCAAAAGAACTGCacactgtgttttttgttcacatactattttttcataaatgttttcttattaTAAATGGTCTTGTGTCACAGGTATGATCCAAAGGAAAACAAATGGACCCGTGTGGCCTCTATGAGCACCAGGCGGCTGGGTGTGGCAGTGGCAGTACTGGGAGGATTTCTGTACGCGGTGGGAGGGTCTGATGGGACGTCACCGCTGAATACAGGTAGGCAAAAGTGGTAAACTCTGTAAACCATAAgctgttattttattgtaacATCGACTTGTTTCTATGGGACGTGTGAACAATATTTGAAACTGATAAAAAGAGCTTAGCCTGGAACTGATACTGACAACAGCCCTTACGGTTAGATATATGAAGGTTGTTCTAGAGCTGTGTTTTAAAAACTGTTGTTCAAGTTATAAGACATTTTCACAGGAGAGCAAACAATTAATACTATtaccaatttattttttacagtagagCGTTATAATCCGCAAGAGAACCGCTGGCACACGGTCTCCCCGATGGGTACCAGGAGGAAGCACTTGGGCTGCGCGGTGTACCAGGACATGATCTACTCTGTGGGGGGCAGAGACGACACCACGGAGTTGAGCAGTGCTGAGCGATACAACCCCAGGACTAACCAGTGGTCTCCGGTGGTCGCCATGACGTCCAGAAGAAGCGGGGTGGGTGTCAGATGCAAAGTTATGCAAAAGGCAGCATGATTTCAAGATTAACTGCAAATCAGGAAGCAATTTGGATGttcattttttcatctttttaggTCATATAATTTCCTATTGAAGTGAATGCGTTGAGCAggtttaatacataaaatacatcaCTAGACCaacacaaacatctacaaacatgagTCAGATGGATATTTTATCTTGACTCTTCAGCTCTAATAAATTGAATGGAGTGCCAACATAATTTTGCTAATGCACTGTTTATGTGTAGGTGGGCCTTGCAGTGGTGAATGGGCAGTTGATGGCAGTAGGAGGCTTTGATGGGACAACGTATTTAAAAACTATAGAAGTATATGATCCAGATGCCAATACATGGAGGTAAGTGTTTTCCCATACGTGGAGCTTTGTAAATGTACTTGCCTACCTTACATTACTGggaaactttattttaatttgtgcaCCTATATTGAAACTGaaagaaaattattaaaaattacaTCTCCAATATAAAGTTATGTGCAATTCCCTGCTTTTAATAGTAGTTTTTACAATAGGAGGTCACCATAAATTCAACCCTGTAATCAGAACTATTGAAAGAGAGACACTACCAATCAAAACCAAAATCTACTTCAACCAATATCTGATTGGCTTGTCTGTTTGATATCAATTCATATATGTTTTCTGTCCAGGTTATACGGAGGAATGAACTACCGGCGTCTTGGTGGAGGTGTGGGCGtgatcaaaatgactcattgcGAATCTCACATCTGGTAACATCTGCTCCCCCCGCTCTCACACTCCTCCCCTGCCCTCTGCTCACTGTGCGGACGCCTCTCTTCACTGACTGTTGTGCCTCCGAGCACGGACACTGCTTCCTCATGAGAGCCCTGTGTGAAAAGGGGGGATAAGATGGACACCAGAACGAACTTGAAAAGCATCTTCTTGACACTAACTTGACACTCCAAATGGGGTCTCCTCGGATTAGATTTCCGAAAGTTTTTATTGACACAATTTAACTTAACTGTGCTTGTAAAGTCCTGTGATTGAGAACTGCCTTAGAAGCAAGTATACTATGAGGACTTTTTTGTCGACAAGACATTTTTTCAGGCTGAGCATTAATGAACGcccatatttttcatatttcttaGTTTGagataagattttttttcccccaaccACACAAAGATATCAGTCCACGGCATAAAACAGAGGTTACAATTTTCAGATTTTCATTCTAGATTAGACTAAAGCATACACttaagatttggtatttttgtgtAGCATTCAGAAAGCTGCCAGGCGGTTTTCTTATCACAAAGCTGTTGATGATTTTAAAAGCAGCAAAATGAGTACTACAACAAACCATGGACTAAGATGTTCATCCACGTGTACATTTGAACAATGAGCTCCCAGCATTAGTTCATCAGGCTGTGAATACTCCATCTATAAAGAGGATTTTGGTGAAACTGGTAAAACATTTCAGGTCTGGTGGCGATGCAGAAATTAAAAGTTGAATACCGTAAATTTCTGATtattgagcgcacctgaatataggccGCACTtgcaaaattttaaaagaaaacacattttgtgcatttgtaggctgcacttgaatataagctaatatttacacagaaagatggtacacagaggttttttggagttttaatttaagtttttttttttttttttcaaactgtgcctgaaaattggcacagTACggcatcaacacgggatgaacatacctgcatgttttgaaaattcatTAATACCAAGCTTACGGGCAGTGGCTTTATTTCCTTCTTTTCCCcacattgtttcatttttgcG is a genomic window containing:
- the klhl20 gene encoding kelch-like protein 20 isoform X1; protein product: MDAKPMRRATSARQDATGMDITSRCTLGDPNKLPEGVPQPARMPYVSDKHPRQTLEVINLLRKHRELCDVVLVVGAKKIYAHRVILSACSPYFRAMFTGELAESRQTEVVIRDIDERAMELLIDFAYTSQVTVEEGNVQTLLPAACLLQLAEIQEACCEFLKRQLDPSNCLGIRAFADTHSCRELLRIADKFTQHNFQEVMESEEFMLLPANQLIDIISSDELNVRSEEQVFNAVMAWVKYSIQERRPQLPQVLQHVRLPLLSPKFLVGTVGSDPLIKSDEECRDLVDEAKNYLLLPQERPLMQGPRTRPRKPIRCGEVLFAVGGWCSGDAISSVERYDPQTNEWRMVASMSKRRCGVGVSVLDDLLYAVGGHDGSSYLNSVERYDPKTNQWSSDVAPTSTCRTSVGVAVLGGYLYAVGGQDGVSCLNIVERYDPKENKWTRVASMSTRRLGVAVAVLGGFLYAVGGSDGTSPLNTVERYNPQENRWHTVSPMGTRRKHLGCAVYQDMIYSVGGRDDTTELSSAERYNPRTNQWSPVVAMTSRRSGVGLAVVNGQLMAVGGFDGTTYLKTIEVYDPDANTWRLYGGMNYRRLGGGVGVIKMTHCESHIW
- the klhl20 gene encoding kelch-like protein 20 isoform X2, with the translated sequence MPYVSDKHPRQTLEVINLLRKHRELCDVVLVVGAKKIYAHRVILSACSPYFRAMFTGELAESRQTEVVIRDIDERAMELLIDFAYTSQVTVEEGNVQTLLPAACLLQLAEIQEACCEFLKRQLDPSNCLGIRAFADTHSCRELLRIADKFTQHNFQEVMESEEFMLLPANQLIDIISSDELNVRSEEQVFNAVMAWVKYSIQERRPQLPQVLQHVRLPLLSPKFLVGTVGSDPLIKSDEECRDLVDEAKNYLLLPQERPLMQGPRTRPRKPIRCGEVLFAVGGWCSGDAISSVERYDPQTNEWRMVASMSKRRCGVGVSVLDDLLYAVGGHDGSSYLNSVERYDPKTNQWSSDVAPTSTCRTSVGVAVLGGYLYAVGGQDGVSCLNIVERYDPKENKWTRVASMSTRRLGVAVAVLGGFLYAVGGSDGTSPLNTVERYNPQENRWHTVSPMGTRRKHLGCAVYQDMIYSVGGRDDTTELSSAERYNPRTNQWSPVVAMTSRRSGVGLAVVNGQLMAVGGFDGTTYLKTIEVYDPDANTWRLYGGMNYRRLGGGVGVIKMTHCESHIW